A window of the Branchiibius hedensis genome harbors these coding sequences:
- the treS gene encoding maltose alpha-D-glucosyltransferase, translating into MPNPAFNLQQPGLRHDPNWFRKAVFYEVLTRGFGDSNGSGSGDFSGLINRLDYLQWLGVDCLWLPPFFASPLRDGGYDIADYKAVLPEFGTLPEFIELVSQAHARGIRVIIDLVMNHTSDQHPWFQASRSDPDGPYGDYYVWSDTDEKYSDARIIFIDTEVSNWTFDPVRRQFFWHRFFSHQPDLNFENPKVKEEMYDIVRFWLGLGIDGFRLDAVPYLFEEEGHNGENHPKTHEFLAELRQFVDEEFPGRILLAEANQMPQEVVDYFGSVEEPECHMCFHFPVMPRLYYALRDEKATSIEKVMAETPDIPAGTQWGTFLRNHDELTLEMVTPEERVAMYGWYAPDPRMRANVGIRRRLSPLLDNSRPELELIHALLFSLPGSPCLYYGDEIQMGDNIWLPDRDAVRTPMQWSPDRNAGFSTADPGKLYLPLVTSLVHNYSTVNVEAAHATSSSLLHWLRSMLSVRKQFPVFGLGSYVPCQSSNEAILSFMRVASEQDAAREELDVTAVLCVNNLSSRPQSVTVTLPPPYAGARLRDVFGGAHFPAVEETGTITLTLGSRDFFWLAVTTTDRTGA; encoded by the coding sequence GTGCCGAACCCCGCATTCAACCTTCAACAGCCCGGTCTGCGCCACGACCCGAACTGGTTCCGCAAAGCCGTCTTCTACGAGGTGCTCACCCGCGGTTTCGGGGACAGCAACGGCAGCGGCTCAGGTGACTTCAGCGGCCTGATCAATCGCCTGGACTACCTGCAATGGTTGGGTGTCGACTGCTTGTGGTTGCCGCCGTTCTTTGCCTCCCCGCTGCGCGATGGTGGCTACGACATCGCCGACTACAAAGCCGTGCTGCCCGAGTTCGGCACGCTGCCGGAGTTCATCGAGTTGGTGTCGCAGGCGCACGCCCGCGGCATTCGGGTGATCATCGACCTGGTCATGAATCACACCAGCGACCAGCACCCGTGGTTCCAGGCGTCCCGCTCGGACCCGGACGGCCCGTACGGCGACTACTACGTCTGGTCCGACACCGACGAGAAGTACTCCGACGCCCGAATCATCTTCATCGACACTGAGGTGTCCAACTGGACCTTCGACCCGGTGCGCCGCCAGTTCTTCTGGCACCGCTTCTTCTCCCACCAACCGGATCTCAACTTCGAGAACCCGAAGGTCAAGGAGGAGATGTACGACATCGTCCGTTTCTGGCTCGGCCTGGGCATCGACGGCTTCCGCCTCGACGCAGTCCCGTATCTGTTCGAGGAAGAGGGCCACAACGGCGAGAACCACCCCAAGACCCACGAATTCCTCGCTGAACTAAGACAATTCGTCGACGAGGAGTTCCCCGGACGGATCTTGCTGGCCGAGGCGAACCAGATGCCGCAGGAGGTGGTCGACTACTTCGGCAGTGTGGAAGAACCCGAATGCCACATGTGCTTCCACTTCCCGGTGATGCCGCGGTTGTACTACGCGCTGCGCGATGAGAAGGCGACCAGCATCGAGAAGGTCATGGCCGAGACGCCGGACATCCCGGCGGGGACTCAGTGGGGCACCTTCCTGCGCAACCACGACGAGCTGACCCTGGAGATGGTGACCCCGGAGGAACGGGTCGCGATGTACGGCTGGTACGCACCCGACCCGCGGATGCGCGCCAACGTCGGCATCCGGCGGCGGTTGTCGCCGCTGCTGGACAACAGCCGCCCGGAACTGGAACTGATCCACGCCCTGTTGTTCTCGTTGCCCGGTTCCCCGTGCCTGTACTACGGGGACGAGATCCAGATGGGTGACAACATCTGGTTGCCGGACCGGGACGCGGTCCGGACGCCGATGCAGTGGTCGCCGGACCGCAACGCCGGCTTCTCCACCGCCGACCCCGGCAAGCTCTATCTGCCACTGGTCACCAGTCTGGTCCACAACTACTCGACGGTGAATGTCGAAGCGGCGCATGCCACTTCGTCGTCGTTACTGCACTGGTTGCGGTCGATGCTGAGTGTGCGCAAGCAGTTCCCGGTCTTCGGACTCGGCAGCTACGTGCCGTGCCAGAGCAGCAACGAAGCGATCCTGTCCTTCATGCGCGTCGCCAGTGAGCAGGACGCCGCACGCGAGGAACTGGACGTCACCGCCGTGCTGTGCGTCAACAACCTGTCCAGCCGGCCCCAGTCGGTGACCGTGACGTTGCCCCCGCCGTACGCCGGGGCTCGGTTGCGCGACGTCTTCGGCGGTGCGCACTTCCCGGCCGTCGAGGAGACCGGAACGATCACCTTGACCCTTGGCTCGCGGGACTTCTTCTGGCTTGCCGTGACCACCACCGACCGCACAGGAGCGTGA
- a CDS encoding alpha-1,4-glucan--maltose-1-phosphate maltosyltransferase translates to MSQSLQVGRIPALGVGPLVDGGAFPTKSVVDEEFTVTATVFREGHDAVNASVALTDPSGATTLLPMTCVNRGLDAWECVVSAATPGMWTLRVEGWSDPYATWRHDAIIKIDAGVDVDLMLAEGALVLDRWAKDATVTDADRSTLTAGAATLRDQTLSVADRLAGGTGESVEAVHATHPLREFVTGTPDYPWLVERELALTGAWYEIFPRSEGAHLDEDGHWVSGTLRTAAQRLDAIAAMGFDVVYLTPIHPIGEVNRKGPNNTLDAGPLDPGSPYAIGSKDGGHDAIHPDLGTFEDFDAFVAHARELNLEVALDLALQCAPDHPWVSEHPEWFTTRADGTIAYAENPPKKYQDIYPLNFDNDPEGIYRAVRDVVQVWIDHGVTLFRVDNPHTKPLDFWQWLIADVAQDHPEIIWLAEAFTRPAMMHTLGKIGFQQSYTYFTWRNEPATMREYCESLATESAHYMRPSFWPTTHDILTPYMQFAGPTGWTMRAAIAGTLSPTYGIYTGYELIEDVPRPGAEEQIDNEKYQYKDRRWSDYELGGPKEGQSLAQFLGLLNKIRHEHPALHWLRNLRFHHVDDETMLAYSKKRGDDVILVIASFDPHATRESTVRLDMPALGLQPGDRFTARDLLSGIEYDWRAENFVRLGPATTPVHIFHVRG, encoded by the coding sequence GTGAGCCAATCCCTGCAGGTCGGTCGTATCCCCGCGCTCGGAGTGGGCCCGCTCGTCGATGGTGGTGCCTTTCCCACCAAATCGGTGGTTGACGAGGAATTCACCGTCACCGCAACGGTGTTCCGCGAGGGGCACGATGCGGTGAACGCCTCCGTTGCCCTCACGGATCCGTCGGGTGCAACCACGCTGTTGCCGATGACGTGCGTCAACCGCGGGCTGGATGCCTGGGAATGCGTGGTGAGCGCTGCAACGCCCGGTATGTGGACACTTCGTGTCGAAGGCTGGTCCGACCCGTACGCCACGTGGCGGCACGACGCGATCATCAAGATCGACGCCGGCGTCGACGTCGACCTGATGCTCGCCGAGGGCGCGCTGGTGCTGGATCGTTGGGCGAAGGACGCGACCGTCACCGATGCCGATCGATCCACGCTCACGGCGGGAGCGGCCACCCTGCGCGACCAGACGCTGTCGGTGGCTGACCGTCTCGCGGGCGGCACGGGTGAATCGGTGGAAGCCGTGCACGCGACACACCCGTTGCGCGAATTCGTCACGGGTACGCCGGACTACCCGTGGCTAGTGGAGCGCGAACTAGCCCTGACCGGAGCGTGGTACGAGATCTTCCCCCGCTCAGAGGGTGCGCATCTCGACGAGGACGGCCACTGGGTTTCGGGCACCTTGCGCACCGCCGCGCAGCGACTGGACGCCATCGCCGCGATGGGATTCGACGTCGTCTACCTGACCCCGATCCACCCGATCGGCGAGGTCAACCGCAAAGGCCCGAACAACACCCTCGACGCCGGGCCGCTCGACCCGGGGTCGCCGTACGCCATCGGGAGCAAGGACGGTGGTCACGATGCGATCCATCCCGATCTGGGTACCTTCGAGGACTTCGACGCCTTCGTGGCCCATGCCCGCGAGTTGAACCTGGAGGTCGCCCTGGACCTCGCCTTGCAGTGCGCGCCGGACCACCCGTGGGTCAGCGAACACCCGGAGTGGTTCACGACCCGCGCCGACGGCACCATCGCTTACGCGGAGAACCCGCCGAAGAAATACCAGGACATCTACCCTCTGAACTTCGACAACGACCCGGAGGGGATCTACCGCGCAGTGCGCGATGTCGTCCAGGTCTGGATCGACCACGGCGTCACCCTGTTCCGGGTGGACAACCCGCACACGAAGCCGTTGGATTTCTGGCAGTGGCTCATCGCCGATGTGGCCCAGGATCACCCCGAAATCATTTGGCTGGCAGAAGCTTTCACCCGGCCCGCGATGATGCACACCCTGGGCAAGATCGGCTTCCAGCAGAGCTACACCTACTTCACCTGGCGCAACGAGCCGGCAACGATGCGGGAGTACTGCGAGTCGCTGGCTACCGAGTCGGCGCACTACATGCGCCCCTCGTTCTGGCCGACGACGCACGACATCCTCACGCCGTACATGCAATTCGCCGGACCGACCGGGTGGACGATGCGCGCGGCGATCGCGGGCACCCTGTCCCCCACCTACGGCATCTACACCGGTTACGAACTCATCGAGGACGTGCCCCGCCCCGGTGCAGAGGAGCAGATCGACAACGAGAAGTACCAGTACAAGGATCGGCGCTGGTCGGACTACGAGTTGGGCGGCCCCAAAGAGGGGCAGTCGCTCGCCCAGTTCCTGGGTTTGCTGAACAAGATCCGACACGAGCACCCGGCGCTGCACTGGTTGCGTAACCTGCGCTTCCACCACGTCGACGACGAGACCATGCTGGCCTATTCCAAGAAGCGCGGTGACGACGTGATCCTGGTGATCGCCTCGTTTGATCCGCACGCCACCCGGGAATCCACCGTGCGACTGGACATGCCGGCGCTCGGTCTGCAGCCCGGGGATCGATTCACGGCCCGCGATCTGCTGTCGGGCATCGAATACGACTGGCGGGCAGAGAATTTCGTCAGACTCGGGCCTGCCACCACGCCTGTCCACATCTTCCACGTGAGGGGCTGA